The following coding sequences are from one Parabacteroides pacaensis window:
- a CDS encoding type B 50S ribosomal protein L31: MKKGIHPENYRAVVFKDMSNGDTFISRSTINTKDTVEIDGVTYPLVKLEISSSSHPFYTGKAKLVDTAGRVDKFMSRYGKRELKK; encoded by the coding sequence ATGAAAAAAGGAATTCATCCTGAAAACTATCGCGCGGTAGTGTTTAAAGACATGTCGAATGGTGATACATTCATTTCCCGTTCAACTATCAATACGAAAGATACTGTTGAAATAGATGGGGTTACTTATCCGTTGGTAAAACTTGAAATTTCAAGTTCTTCTCACCCGTTTTATACAGGTAAAGCTAAATTGGTGGATACTGCAGGACGTGTAGATAAGTTTATGAGCCGTTATGGAAAACGCGAATTGAAGAAGTAA
- a CDS encoding phosphotransferase enzyme family protein — MKTKEQLMQILDQFQTEGNLVSAEPFGNGHINDTLKVTDDKGEIKYVLQRINHNIFTNVEMLQNNIHIVTSQIRKKLEERGETDIDRKVLNFLPTKEGKRYYFDGDSYWRVCLFIPNSKSYEEVTPELSYEAGKAFGDFQSMLADLPEGALGETIPNFHNMEFRLEQFHDAVKANPAGRLEEVKDLVEEIEKRAKAMCIQEDLYRAGKLKKRTNHCDTKVNNIMFDANTQKVLCVIDLDTVMPGFVLSDIGDFIRTGANTGAEDDENLENVNVNMDIFKAYTRGYMETAKSFLSPTEIQMLPYGGRLLTYMQTVRFLTDYINGDTYYKIHSPKHNLQRTKAQFKLLQSLEEHAAEMDGFMKEWL; from the coding sequence ATGAAAACAAAAGAACAACTAATGCAAATTCTTGATCAGTTCCAAACTGAAGGTAATTTAGTATCTGCCGAACCTTTCGGTAACGGTCATATAAACGATACTTTAAAAGTTACCGACGATAAGGGTGAAATTAAATACGTATTACAACGTATTAACCACAATATATTTACAAATGTGGAAATGCTACAGAATAATATCCACATTGTAACTTCGCAAATCCGCAAGAAACTGGAAGAACGCGGTGAAACAGATATTGACCGGAAAGTATTAAATTTTCTTCCTACCAAAGAAGGTAAACGTTATTATTTTGACGGAGACAGTTATTGGCGGGTATGCCTTTTTATCCCTAACAGTAAAAGTTATGAGGAAGTTACGCCGGAGCTTTCTTATGAAGCAGGCAAGGCTTTCGGAGATTTTCAGTCGATGCTTGCCGATTTACCCGAAGGTGCATTGGGCGAAACGATTCCTAATTTCCATAATATGGAATTCCGTCTCGAGCAGTTTCATGATGCCGTAAAAGCTAATCCGGCAGGACGTTTGGAAGAAGTAAAAGACTTGGTAGAAGAAATTGAAAAACGAGCCAAAGCTATGTGTATCCAGGAAGATCTTTATCGTGCTGGCAAGTTAAAGAAACGTACTAATCACTGCGATACGAAGGTTAATAATATCATGTTTGATGCCAATACGCAAAAGGTACTTTGTGTAATAGACCTGGATACGGTAATGCCGGGTTTCGTGTTGTCTGATATCGGTGATTTTATCCGTACGGGAGCGAATACCGGTGCGGAAGATGACGAAAATTTAGAAAACGTAAACGTCAATATGGACATTTTTAAAGCGTATACCAGAGGATATATGGAAACTGCTAAATCTTTCCTTTCCCCTACGGAAATACAAATGCTTCCTTATGGCGGGCGTTTGCTTACTTATATGCAAACCGTACGTTTCCTTACAGATTATATTAATGGTGATACTTATTATAAGATTCATAGCCCGAAACATAACCTTCAACGTACAAAAGCCCAATTCAAACTCTTACAAAGTCTGGAAGAACATGCAGCAGAGATGGACGGGTTTATGAAAGAGTGGCTGTAA
- the thiS gene encoding sulfur carrier protein ThiS produces MKVKVNNKEMELDPSITLHQLAIQLELPDKGIAIAVNNKMISRSEWESFFVQANDAIIIIKAACGG; encoded by the coding sequence ATGAAAGTAAAGGTAAATAACAAAGAAATGGAACTTGATCCCTCGATCACTCTCCACCAGTTGGCCATCCAATTAGAGCTACCCGACAAAGGGATTGCTATCGCCGTCAATAATAAAATGATTTCCCGTTCCGAATGGGAGAGTTTTTTCGTACAAGCCAATGATGCCATTATAATCATTAAAGCTGCATGCGGAGGGTAA
- a CDS encoding BlaI/MecI/CopY family transcriptional regulator, which translates to MQLTKAEEQVMQYLWELKESQVQEIREQFDDPKPSRTTVSTIIRILETKGFVGHKPQGRGYTYYPLVAKEDYSKHQLFGIMKNYFNDSFTSMASFFAKESNLTIQEIEALLEDTKEEIRKELKK; encoded by the coding sequence ATGCAACTAACAAAAGCAGAAGAACAAGTCATGCAGTATCTCTGGGAGCTGAAAGAAAGTCAGGTACAAGAAATACGCGAACAGTTTGACGACCCCAAGCCCTCACGCACCACCGTATCCACCATCATCCGGATACTGGAAACCAAAGGATTTGTGGGCCACAAACCGCAAGGTCGCGGATACACCTATTATCCCCTGGTAGCAAAAGAAGACTACTCCAAGCACCAACTTTTTGGCATTATGAAGAATTACTTCAACGACTCCTTTACTTCTATGGCATCCTTCTTTGCCAAAGAATCCAACTTAACCATCCAGGAAATAGAAGCACTCCTGGAAGATACGAAAGAAGAAATACGGAAAGAACTTAAAAAATAA
- a CDS encoding transglutaminase-like domain-containing protein, translating to MKRSILITLLALIPLLACAQNPTQEQFMQFSRNQEKTLRELIQKKDFLTWEKGLESWLDKYMQLSPKDQKELLPIKSSIYYDLACAYSLNKKKQLALNAFKEAIDAGFSYYYHALQDSDLDFIRDERSFAKQMKRLRKVGNYLYILKKANKYTTAPPKAFPTFTYQSADNENLVRIRKYFNLDSIAGKGDDISQIKNLLYWVHNIVSHDGSSDNPKSKNAIDLIEICKKEKRGVNCRMMATILNECYLAMGYKSRFVTCMPKSETDQDCHVINIVYVPSLRKWVWMDPTFNAYVTDEKGTLLNIAEVRTRLIRGLPLVLNEDANWNNKTKQTKEKYLDSYMAKNLYWFDIYVHSEYNTETQVKGKKYNPRILLYPKGYKRSTDSKYLSITTNADYFWQLPE from the coding sequence ATGAAAAGATCCATCCTAATTACACTGCTTGCGCTTATTCCTTTATTAGCTTGCGCTCAAAACCCTACACAAGAGCAATTTATGCAATTTTCCCGGAATCAGGAAAAGACCCTCCGCGAATTGATACAAAAGAAAGATTTCCTTACCTGGGAAAAAGGCTTGGAAAGCTGGCTCGATAAATACATGCAACTATCTCCCAAAGACCAAAAGGAACTCCTGCCTATAAAATCCTCTATCTATTATGACCTGGCATGTGCTTACTCATTAAACAAGAAAAAACAATTAGCACTCAATGCTTTTAAAGAAGCAATAGATGCAGGATTCAGTTATTACTATCATGCTTTGCAAGATAGCGACCTGGACTTTATCCGGGACGAACGCTCTTTTGCCAAACAAATGAAAAGGCTACGTAAAGTAGGAAATTATCTATACATCCTGAAAAAGGCAAACAAATACACAACGGCCCCGCCTAAAGCATTTCCTACCTTCACTTACCAAAGTGCCGACAATGAAAACTTAGTCCGTATCCGCAAATATTTTAACCTGGATAGCATTGCCGGGAAAGGAGACGACATTTCCCAAATTAAAAACTTATTATACTGGGTACACAATATCGTTTCACACGACGGCAGTTCGGATAACCCCAAATCCAAGAATGCAATCGACCTCATCGAAATTTGTAAAAAGGAAAAACGGGGAGTGAATTGCCGGATGATGGCAACCATCTTAAATGAATGTTACCTGGCTATGGGATACAAATCCAGATTTGTTACCTGTATGCCGAAATCGGAAACAGACCAGGACTGCCACGTAATAAACATCGTTTATGTTCCGAGCTTACGGAAATGGGTATGGATGGATCCTACTTTCAACGCGTATGTGACCGATGAAAAAGGAACCTTACTAAATATCGCAGAAGTAAGAACACGGCTGATACGAGGGCTTCCTCTTGTCTTAAACGAAGATGCCAACTGGAATAATAAAACAAAGCAAACCAAAGAAAAGTATTTAGACTCATACATGGCAAAGAATCTATATTGGTTCGATATATATGTACATAGCGAATACAATACGGAAACGCAGGTAAAAGGGAAAAAATATAACCCTCGTATCCTCCTTTACCCCAAAGGATACAAAAGGTCTACAGACTCAAAATACTTATCTATAACTACAAATGCAGACTATTTCTGGCAATTGCCGGAATAA
- a CDS encoding thiazole synthase: MEKLMIAGKEFNSRLFLGTGKFSSNSIMEQAIAASESEMVTVAMKRIDLDDKEDDMLQHIIRPGIQLLPNTSGVRNAEEAVFAAQMSREAFGTNWLKLEIHPDPRYLLPDPIETLKATEELVKLGFVVLPYCQADPVLCKRLEEAGAATVMPLGAPIGTNKGLQTKEFIRMIIEQATIPVVVDAGIGAPSHAAEAMEMGASAVLVNTAIAVAGNPVEMAKAFKMATEAGRMAYEAQLAASGFTAQASSPLTSFLNE, translated from the coding sequence ATGGAAAAGTTAATGATCGCCGGCAAGGAATTCAATTCACGTCTGTTTTTAGGAACCGGCAAATTCAGTTCCAACTCAATAATGGAACAAGCCATTGCAGCATCAGAAAGCGAAATGGTAACCGTAGCCATGAAACGCATCGATTTAGACGATAAAGAAGATGACATGCTACAACATATTATTCGTCCCGGCATCCAATTATTACCTAATACCTCCGGAGTACGGAACGCAGAAGAAGCCGTCTTTGCCGCGCAAATGTCGCGCGAAGCATTCGGAACCAACTGGCTGAAATTGGAAATCCACCCCGATCCGCGCTATCTGCTGCCTGATCCTATCGAAACCTTAAAAGCTACTGAAGAATTGGTAAAGCTCGGGTTCGTGGTATTACCTTATTGCCAGGCAGACCCGGTACTTTGCAAACGCTTGGAAGAAGCCGGCGCAGCTACGGTAATGCCGCTAGGTGCACCTATCGGTACCAATAAAGGATTGCAGACAAAAGAATTTATCCGCATGATTATCGAGCAGGCCACTATTCCGGTCGTAGTAGACGCAGGCATAGGAGCACCGAGCCATGCAGCCGAAGCGATGGAAATGGGAGCCTCCGCAGTTTTAGTAAATACGGCCATTGCAGTAGCAGGTAATCCGGTAGAAATGGCAAAAGCATTCAAGATGGCAACTGAAGCCGGGCGCATGGCTTACGAAGCTCAATTGGCGGCTTCCGGTTTTACCGCGCAAGCAAGCAGTCCGCTCACTTCATTTTTAAACGAATAA
- a CDS encoding diacylglycerol kinase family protein, translated as MSKVSSSLHKRLKSFLYAFQGIGELIKSEPNARIHLFATVCVVLAGLYFKLSPTEWIAVIIVIGGVFSAEGVNSSIETLGDLVSPGYHPSVKKAKDLAAGAVLLVAIAAALVGLIIFVPKILTLFNS; from the coding sequence ATGAGTAAAGTATCTTCCTCTCTTCATAAAAGATTAAAAAGCTTTTTATACGCTTTCCAGGGAATAGGAGAGCTGATAAAGAGCGAACCGAATGCCCGGATCCACCTCTTTGCTACCGTTTGCGTAGTGCTGGCGGGTCTTTATTTTAAACTTTCCCCTACCGAATGGATAGCCGTTATCATTGTAATAGGGGGAGTATTCTCTGCCGAAGGGGTTAATTCGTCTATTGAAACCTTGGGCGACTTGGTTTCTCCCGGCTATCACCCGTCCGTCAAAAAGGCGAAAGACTTGGCCGCGGGAGCAGTATTGCTCGTAGCGATTGCCGCAGCTTTGGTGGGATTAATTATCTTTGTTCCCAAAATACTCACTCTCTTTAATTCATAA
- a CDS encoding DUF4923 family protein gives MKNNIILLLIVGLFTGINSIQGQSLKDFLNSDAVKKAVSTVVDSKVTAENLQGTWNYLKPACELESDDLLKGAGGSVISSQLEKKMQDICSKAGITEGKFSYTFSADSTFSNTLPKGTPLNGTYSYNPETQVVTLQYAIGKKLTVTTLEGKISRSGDNINLLFNADKLMKLLSLVSSITNSTTLKAVNQLAGQYDEVMLGFELKK, from the coding sequence ATGAAAAATAATATTATTCTATTACTAATTGTAGGCCTATTCACCGGAATAAATTCAATACAGGGACAATCCTTAAAAGATTTCCTTAATTCCGATGCAGTAAAAAAAGCAGTCTCTACAGTTGTCGATTCAAAAGTGACTGCTGAAAATTTACAAGGAACATGGAATTATCTGAAACCTGCTTGTGAATTAGAAAGCGACGACCTACTAAAAGGAGCAGGAGGAAGCGTCATTTCTTCGCAATTAGAAAAGAAAATGCAGGATATTTGCAGCAAAGCAGGCATTACAGAGGGAAAATTCAGTTATACGTTTAGCGCAGACAGTACCTTTAGTAACACTTTACCCAAAGGGACACCGTTAAACGGCACTTATTCTTACAATCCGGAAACTCAAGTAGTTACTCTCCAGTATGCGATCGGGAAGAAGTTGACGGTTACGACATTGGAAGGGAAAATCAGCCGGTCGGGAGATAATATTAATTTATTGTTCAATGCGGATAAATTAATGAAATTGCTTTCGCTGGTTTCATCCATAACCAACAGTACTACGCTAAAAGCCGTGAACCAATTGGCGGGCCAATACGATGAGGTGATGTTGGGCTTCGAGCTGAAAAAATAA
- a CDS encoding M56 family metallopeptidase, producing MDTFGLYILKSAIILAIFFSIYHLLLKNETFFRFNRLFLLTGLLACVLFPFFTVHYPQYITPVTPEEALPVTLPVTNTPTVYEAGETLPSLNLVNGLQIALFILYILGTAILLSSRLYGLKKLLTTIRKQGYITHNGYHIINSGTDTSPFSFFRFIFLSTQMSCTEEKERILKHEQAHIDQRHWIDLLLIETLTLLQWFNPLVWLYAHAIRQNHEYLADRAVLQIYSKISYQQTLINQWLKSPVFPAINTFCYSNPLKRFNMMKKNLSNPFKQGFALLALPALAAFFWSFAEPEYITLPGTETPLPPTGKEMIPAEDDMQKHLENNPEGGRANVSLELIKNALKQQKATAKNQTDIHPTPTRKTSKPAKTTKLAETGKTVTDTLPKIFTCLHATSKPVLEPLVIVDGEAIEGSIESIDQSTIHSLRILRDSCFIKKYGPRADDGVILVITKKNRAALLEKEGVDITGTVTDEAGNPLPDVTLTTYDEVSTTTDANGTFKLHALPAVWLYASGKGYLPGAFTLDNPKTGNTIRMKKLIPGMEINYHSLPGNFFDEEIHKITFFLSMTLSEHINIKRDGKGELALDYTIDENGNFSDPDLRLLNGTEELKQKVAALLKDVPQVTPPTIQGVPVKLRLTHYVFHIPWPPVASSPPRSPLNLHTNPPAI from the coding sequence ATGGATACCTTCGGCCTGTATATCCTAAAATCGGCTATCATCCTCGCCATCTTCTTCAGCATCTACCATCTCTTGCTGAAAAATGAAACCTTTTTCCGGTTCAACCGCCTTTTCCTGCTCACCGGGCTACTAGCCTGCGTGCTGTTTCCCTTCTTTACCGTGCACTACCCCCAATACATCACCCCCGTTACGCCGGAAGAAGCCCTGCCCGTAACCCTACCTGTAACAAACACCCCTACCGTATACGAAGCAGGCGAAACCCTCCCGTCCCTCAACCTGGTAAACGGCTTGCAGATAGCCCTCTTTATCCTCTATATCCTGGGAACAGCCATCCTTTTGTCCAGCCGGCTGTACGGACTAAAGAAACTGCTGACAACCATCCGGAAACAAGGCTATATCACACACAACGGCTACCATATCATAAACAGCGGAACCGACACATCCCCCTTTTCCTTCTTCCGCTTCATCTTCCTATCCACCCAAATGAGCTGCACCGAAGAAAAAGAACGGATACTAAAACACGAACAAGCCCACATCGACCAACGACACTGGATCGACCTGCTACTCATCGAAACCCTCACCCTCCTCCAATGGTTTAACCCGCTGGTATGGCTCTACGCACACGCCATCCGGCAAAACCACGAATACCTGGCCGACCGGGCCGTATTGCAAATCTACAGTAAAATCAGCTACCAACAAACACTGATTAACCAATGGCTGAAAAGCCCCGTATTCCCGGCAATCAACACTTTTTGCTACTCTAACCCACTTAAAAGATTCAATATGATGAAAAAGAACCTGTCCAACCCATTCAAACAAGGCTTCGCTTTGCTGGCACTTCCGGCATTAGCCGCCTTCTTCTGGAGCTTTGCCGAGCCTGAATACATTACCCTTCCCGGCACGGAAACGCCCCTTCCCCCTACCGGAAAAGAAATGATACCCGCAGAAGACGACATGCAAAAACATCTGGAAAACAACCCGGAAGGCGGACGTGCCAACGTCTCCCTGGAATTGATAAAAAATGCCCTCAAGCAACAAAAGGCAACAGCCAAAAACCAAACCGACATACACCCTACTCCTACTAGGAAGACTTCTAAGCCGGCAAAAACAACCAAGCTTGCCGAAACAGGCAAAACAGTCACCGACACACTACCGAAAATCTTTACCTGCCTGCACGCTACCTCTAAACCCGTCCTCGAACCACTGGTCATTGTAGACGGAGAAGCAATCGAAGGATCCATAGAAAGCATCGACCAAAGCACCATCCATTCTTTGCGCATATTGCGCGACAGCTGCTTTATAAAGAAATACGGGCCACGCGCCGACGACGGAGTCATACTAGTCATTACTAAAAAGAATAGAGCCGCCCTCCTGGAAAAAGAAGGCGTAGACATTACCGGCACAGTAACCGACGAAGCCGGCAACCCGCTCCCGGACGTCACCCTTACCACCTACGATGAAGTGAGCACCACAACCGACGCCAACGGCACATTCAAACTACACGCCCTCCCTGCTGTGTGGCTGTACGCATCCGGAAAAGGATACCTGCCGGGCGCTTTTACGTTGGATAATCCCAAAACAGGCAATACCATCCGCATGAAAAAATTAATCCCCGGCATGGAAATAAACTACCATTCCCTCCCAGGAAACTTTTTTGATGAAGAGATACATAAAATCACCTTCTTCCTAAGCATGACATTAAGTGAACATATAAATATAAAAAGAGACGGGAAAGGCGAACTCGCACTCGATTACACCATCGACGAAAACGGCAATTTCTCCGATCCCGACCTCCGGCTGCTCAATGGCACCGAGGAACTGAAACAAAAAGTGGCAGCCTTATTAAAAGACGTACCCCAAGTTACCCCACCCACCATCCAAGGAGTTCCGGTAAAATTAAGGCTTACTCACTACGTCTTCCATATTCCCTGGCCGCCGGTCGCTTCGTCCCCACCCCGGTCACCCCTAAATTTACACACTAACCCGCCTGCTATATAA
- a CDS encoding class II fructose-bisphosphate aldolase, translating to MVSYKQLGLVNTKEMFAKAIKGGYAIPAFNFNNMEQLQAIIQAAVETKSPVILQVSKGARQYANQTLLRYMAEGAVEYAKELGCEHPQIVLHLDHGDSFETCKSCIDMGFSSVMIDGSHLPYDENVALTKKVVDYAHQFDVTVEGELGVLAGVEDEVSAEHHTYTRPEEVVDFVTKTGCDSLAISIGTSHGANKFKPEQCTRDANGILVPPPLRFDVLEGVEKELPGFPIVLHGSSSVPQEEVATINKYGGALKDAIGIPEEQLRKAAASAVCKINIDSDSRLAMTAAIREVFAMKPAEFDPRKYLGPARENMKKLYEHKIVNVLGSNNKIEC from the coding sequence ATGGTAAGTTACAAACAATTAGGCCTGGTAAACACCAAAGAAATGTTTGCAAAGGCTATCAAAGGCGGTTATGCAATTCCTGCGTTCAACTTCAATAACATGGAACAATTGCAGGCTATTATCCAAGCTGCTGTAGAAACTAAATCTCCGGTTATCCTTCAGGTATCCAAAGGTGCACGTCAATATGCTAATCAGACTTTGCTCCGTTATATGGCAGAAGGTGCTGTTGAATATGCAAAAGAGTTAGGTTGCGAACATCCTCAAATTGTTTTGCATCTGGATCATGGCGATTCTTTCGAAACTTGCAAAAGCTGTATAGACATGGGGTTCTCCTCTGTTATGATTGACGGTTCTCATTTGCCTTATGATGAAAACGTGGCTTTAACAAAGAAGGTGGTTGACTATGCTCACCAATTCGATGTAACAGTAGAAGGCGAACTTGGCGTTTTGGCTGGTGTTGAAGACGAAGTAAGTGCCGAACACCACACATACACCCGTCCTGAAGAAGTAGTTGACTTCGTAACCAAGACCGGTTGCGATTCATTGGCTATTTCTATCGGTACTTCTCACGGTGCTAATAAATTCAAACCGGAACAATGTACTCGTGACGCTAACGGAATTTTAGTTCCTCCCCCATTACGTTTCGACGTATTGGAAGGAGTTGAAAAAGAACTTCCGGGTTTCCCTATCGTTCTTCACGGTTCTTCTTCTGTTCCTCAAGAAGAAGTGGCTACCATCAATAAATACGGTGGTGCATTGAAAGATGCAATCGGTATTCCTGAAGAACAATTACGCAAGGCTGCCGCTTCTGCTGTTTGTAAAATCAATATCGACTCTGATAGCCGTTTGGCTATGACTGCTGCCATTCGTGAAGTATTTGCTATGAAACCGGCAGAATTCGACCCACGTAAATATCTTGGTCCGGCTCGCGAAAACATGAAGAAGCTGTATGAACATAAAATCGTAAACGTGTTAGGTTCTAACAACAAAATTGAATGCTAA
- the thiH gene encoding 2-iminoacetate synthase ThiH, protein MFSDEIEKISWDDTTRCIYSKTTSDVERALANERLDVNDFMALISPAALPYLEPMAALSRKYTLQRFGKTISIFVPLYITNSCMNHCVYCGFQHNNPIARVILTEEEIVNEYKAIKRLAPFENLLLVTGENPNVAGVDYIERALELARPYFSNLQIEVMPLKAEEYERLTHAGLNGVICFQETYNKANYKTYHPRGMKSKFEWRVDGFDRMGQAGVHKIGMGILIGLEDWRTDVTMMAHHLRYLQKHYWKTKYSVNFPRMRPSEGHFQPNVIMSDKELAQLTFAFRIFDHDVDISYSTREGASFRNHMATLGVTTMSAESKTEPGGYYTYPQALEQFSVNDNRTAAQVEHDLKMLGREPVYKDWDQVFDH, encoded by the coding sequence ATGTTTTCAGACGAAATCGAAAAAATATCTTGGGACGATACCACCCGCTGTATTTATTCTAAAACCACATCCGACGTGGAACGTGCCCTTGCCAATGAACGCTTGGATGTAAACGATTTTATGGCATTAATATCACCCGCAGCCCTTCCTTACCTGGAACCCATGGCTGCTTTAAGCCGTAAATACACCCTCCAACGGTTTGGCAAAACAATCTCCATCTTTGTCCCCCTCTATATTACTAATTCCTGCATGAACCATTGTGTATATTGCGGATTTCAACATAATAACCCCATTGCCCGGGTAATCCTTACCGAAGAAGAAATAGTAAACGAATATAAAGCAATCAAACGTCTGGCTCCCTTCGAGAATCTTCTTTTAGTAACCGGCGAAAATCCCAACGTTGCCGGAGTAGATTACATAGAACGTGCTTTGGAATTAGCCCGGCCCTATTTTTCCAATCTGCAAATAGAAGTCATGCCCCTCAAGGCGGAAGAATACGAGCGCCTTACCCATGCCGGATTAAACGGAGTAATCTGCTTCCAGGAAACTTATAACAAAGCCAACTACAAAACGTATCATCCCCGCGGCATGAAGTCAAAATTCGAATGGCGCGTCGACGGATTCGACCGGATGGGACAAGCCGGAGTTCACAAAATAGGAATGGGTATCCTGATCGGACTGGAAGATTGGCGGACAGATGTAACGATGATGGCCCACCACCTCCGTTACCTCCAAAAACATTACTGGAAAACCAAATACAGTGTAAATTTTCCCCGCATGCGTCCGTCGGAAGGACATTTCCAACCCAACGTGATTATGAGTGATAAAGAACTGGCACAGCTTACTTTTGCTTTCCGTATCTTCGACCACGACGTGGATATTTCTTATTCCACGCGGGAAGGAGCTTCATTCCGCAACCACATGGCAACCTTGGGAGTTACCACAATGAGTGCGGAAAGTAAAACAGAACCGGGCGGATATTATACCTATCCCCAAGCATTAGAGCAATTTTCGGTAAACGATAACCGGACAGCCGCGCAAGTGGAACACGACCTGAAAATGCTTGGCCGTGAACCGGTTTACAAGGATTGGGACCAAGTATTCGATCATTAA
- a CDS encoding HesA/MoeB/ThiF family protein: MRYDRQITLPEIGEAGQHKLQKASVLIVGVGGLGSPISLYLAGAGVGTIGLVDSDIVSLSNLQRQVLYSEKELGRPKVLCAKERLEALNSEVVVHAYPVCLTAENATGLIAPYDIVVDGCDNFATRYLINDTCVALGKPYVYGAISELEGQVSVFNHTPEDPVTNRTYRDLYPSEEELAPLASSPKGVVGVTPGLVGCAEANEVLKLICGYGEVLAGKLWSIDLRTMQVCLIDF; the protein is encoded by the coding sequence ATGAGATACGACCGACAAATTACTCTTCCCGAAATAGGGGAAGCTGGACAGCATAAACTGCAAAAGGCATCGGTACTAATAGTAGGTGTAGGCGGATTAGGTTCGCCTATCTCCCTTTACCTGGCAGGCGCAGGAGTAGGAACCATAGGATTAGTAGACTCTGATATAGTGAGTTTAAGCAATCTGCAACGTCAGGTCTTATATAGCGAAAAAGAATTGGGACGTCCGAAAGTCCTCTGTGCCAAAGAGAGACTGGAAGCTTTGAATAGCGAAGTGGTAGTACACGCCTACCCGGTATGCCTTACCGCCGAAAATGCAACCGGGCTGATAGCTCCCTACGACATCGTGGTAGACGGTTGCGATAACTTTGCCACTCGTTATCTGATAAACGATACTTGCGTGGCATTGGGTAAGCCTTACGTATATGGGGCAATCAGCGAACTGGAAGGGCAGGTATCGGTCTTTAACCATACTCCGGAAGATCCGGTCACGAATAGAACTTATCGCGACTTATATCCTTCGGAAGAAGAGTTGGCTCCCTTGGCTTCCTCCCCCAAAGGAGTAGTAGGAGTTACGCCGGGTTTAGTGGGATGTGCCGAAGCAAACGAAGTACTCAAACTGATCTGCGGTTATGGCGAAGTACTTGCCGGGAAGTTGTGGTCCATCGATTTGCGTACCATGCAAGTGTGCCTTATAGATTTTTAA